Proteins from a genomic interval of Cottoperca gobio unplaced genomic scaffold, fCotGob3.1 fCotGob3_200arrow_ctg1, whole genome shotgun sequence:
- the zeb2a gene encoding zinc finger E-box-binding homeobox 2a isoform X4 — MKQDIMAEGPRCKRRKQANPRRKNVLNYENVVETGSETDEDDRTPASEENGLANGGERGGEDEEAGSPAGVPHLEASPRVAHALLSYRDPEGSEGLQNHRHRWRIGDNSNGLNGAGDRKDEYEAIGPEASLHAVGNGAVRRLDGVSELDEYLLKRKLEEGDGHPATIAEYLQRSDTAIIYPEAPEEVTRLGTPEAIGQDESEHELLSGTPDDFAQLLTCPYCDRGYKRLTSLKEHIKYRHEKNEESFACPLCADTFGHRTQLERHMTTHKPAREQPPPPLSEGAGNRKFKCSECGKAFKYKHHLKEHLRIHSGEKPYECSNCKKRFSHSGSYSSHISSKKCIGLIAVNGRVRNGNSGKSGSSPNSATSSPGSPTLAQLRHTLESVRPLGPADQQLDIKAEPMDFNEYRLLMASQHGFGGPGVYLNGRGGSPLGIHSSSQSPLQHLGGMGLDLPLLGFSGSLGNNLSEVQKVLQIVDNTVCRQKIDRNPEEISKLRAYMKELGAQMEEQRLAQAGFQVVCHGSPTKTIIDYTLEKVNEAKSLIDESKRQVVIKKEKPNHSMDLGGEDKPHDVQFLPFCCQYCKESFPGPIPLHQHERYMCKMNEEIKAVLQPADNSPSRRRGAAPTELSINERASSPVNPFKDHVSVLKAYFAMNTEPNSEELLKISLAVGLPQEFVKEWFSQWKSQNHHGGSLRRKSPPPNRVGPDVHHRFSRSPMSLPTADLHGRFINGDASHRLTKANQFTANRQTAGDKSLDPLDHLRSNTPSPLNLSSTSSKNSQSSSYTPNSLASEDAHGDIPLDLSLPKHLAQKLLSAREKRPRHNGFNGEALGRDVSGPLHLVNIKKEVLGSDCGESSIHHLEKSTSPIFGINPFAGGPVYTSLPPHGAFPPHTFMSPAQASIPGLRSYPGLDPMSFLPHMAYTYATGAATFAEMQQRRKYQRRSGFQGELLDGTADYLSGLDDLTDSDSLLSRKKIKKTESGKRPHQCQICKKAFKHKHHLIEHSRLHSGEKPYQCDKCGKRFSHSGSYSQHMNHRYSYCKREAEEREAAEREARDKGGGGAVGGPEPTELLMRRAYLQGLGPLGYSDPEDQQEDAGLGGGTILRDGSEGREERDVDDKMYEEVMDRREASFREGEEDDEEDEDEEGDGRSQMDSTRDGEGKDTRLMDESSREGKTDGKSDPED; from the exons tgttgaaTTATGAGAATGTGGTGGAGACGGGTTCGGAGACAGACGAGGACGACAGGACTCCAGCATCTGAGGAGAACGGCCTCGCTaacggaggagagagaggaggggaggatgaggaggcgGGCAGCCCGGCCGGCGTGCCGCATCTGGAGGCGTCACCGCGGGTTGCCCACGCCCTGCTGTCCTACCGGGACCCGGAGGGCTCAGAGGGACTGCAGAACCACCGTCACCGCTGGAGGATCGGAGACAACAGCAACGGATTGAATGGAGCCG GTGACAGGAAAGACGAGTATGAAGCTATCGGTCCGGAGGCGTCTCTGCACGCTGTGGGAAACGGTGCAG TGCGGCGACTGGACGGCGTCTCGGAGCTCGACGAGTACTTACTGAAACGTAAACTAGAGGAGGGAGACGGTCACCCGGCGACCATCGCCGAGTACCTACAGCGCAGCGACACCGCCATAATTTACCCAGAAGCCCCGGAGGAAGTGACACGACTAGGGACGCCCGAGGCCATCGGTCAGGACGAGAGCGAGCACG agctgctgtccGGCACGCCCGACGACTTCGCTCAGCTGCTCACGTGTCCGTACTGCGACCGCGGCTACAAGCGGCTGACGTCTCTGAAGGAACACATCAAATATCGGCACGAGAAGAACGAGGAGAGCTTCGCCTGCCCGCTGTGTGCCGACACTTTCGGCCACCGCACGCAGCTGGAGCGTCACATGACCACACATAAACCCGCCAGAGAACAG ccgCCGCCACCGCTCAGCGAAGGAGCTGGAAACCGAAAGTTCAAGTGCAGCGAGTGCGGAAAAGCCTTCAAATACAAACATCACCTGAAGGAGCATCTTCGTATCCACAGCG GCGAGAAGCCGTACGAGTGCTCCAACTGTAAGAAGCGCTTCTCCCACTCCGGCTCCTACAGCTCCCACATCAGCAGCAAGAAATGCATCGGCCTGATCGCCGTCAACGGACGAGTACGCAACGGAAACAGCGGCAAGTCCGGCTCCTCCCCCAACTCCGCCACCTCGTCGCCTGGAAGCCCCACCCTCGCTCAGCTGCGCCACACACTGGAGAGCGTGCGGCCGCTCGGCCCTGCGGACCAGCAGCTGGACATCAAAGCCGAGCCGATGGACTTCAACGAGTACCGGCTCCTGATGGCCTCCCAGCACGGGTTTGGGGGGCCGGGGGTGTACCTGAACGGGCGCGGTGGAAGCCCGCTGGGCATCCACAGCTCCTCCCAGAGCCCCCTTCAACACCTGGGAGGCATGGGGCTCGACCTGCCGCTGTTGGGCTTCTCAGGCTCCCTCGGGAACAACCTGAGCGAGGTGCAGAAGGTGCTTCAGATTGTGGATAACACCGTGTGCAGGCAGAAGATTGACAGGAACCCCGAGGAGATCTCGAAGCTCCGGGCCTACATGAAGGAGCTTGGCGCCCagatggaggagcagaggcTGGCCCAGGCCGGCTTCCAGGTGGTGTGTCACGGCAGCCCCACAAAGACCATTATCGACTACACGCTGGAGAAGGTCAACGAGGCCAAGAGTCTGATCGACGAGTCTAAGAGACAAGTGGTCATCAAGAAGGAGAAGCCAAACCACTCGATGGATCTCGGCGGGGAGGACAAACCTCACGACGTCCAGTTCCTTCCGTTCTGCTGCCAGTACTGCAAGGAGTCCTTCCCCGGTCCCATCCCGCTGCATCAGCACGAGCGCTACATGTGCAAAATGAATGAGGAGATTAAAGCGGTCCTTCAGCCGGCCGACAACAGCCCCTCCAGACGCAGGGGGGCCGCACCCACCGAGCTGTCCATTAACGAGCGGGCCAGCAGCCCCGTCAACCCCTTCAAGGACCACGTGTCTGTGCTCAAGGCATACTTTGCCATGAACACGGAGCCCAACtcagaggagctgctgaagaTTTCCCTCGCTGTCGGTCTTCCTCAGGAGTTTGTGAAGGAGTGGTTCTCCCAGTGGAAGAGCCAAAACCACCACGGAGGCAGTCTGAGGAGGAAGTCGCCGCCTCCCAACCGCGTCGGACCAGACGTCCATCACCGCTTCAGCCGGTCACCGATGTCGCTCCCTACTGCAGATTTACACGGACGCTTTATTAACGGTGACGCCTCGCACAGACTCACAAAGGCCAACCAGTTTACAGCCAACAGGCAGACAGCAGGGGACAAATCACTAGATCCCTTGGACCACTTGAGGAGCAACACGCCGTCACCCCTCAACctttcctccacttcctccaaaAACTCTCAGAGTAGCTCTTACACTCCAAACAGCCTGGCTTCTGAGGACGCCCATGGGGATATACCACTGGATCTGTCGCTGCCCAAACACTTGGCCCAGAAGCTCCTGTCAGCGAGGGAGAAGCGACCCAGGCACAACGGTTTCAACGGTGAGGCGCTAGGACGAGACGTGTCCGGGCCCTTACACCTGGTCAACATCAAGAAGGAGGTGCTGGGCTCCGACTGTGGAGAGAGCTCCATCCACCATCTGGAGAAAAGCACCAGTCCCATCTTCGGGATTAATCCCTTCGCCGGTGGTCCCGTCTACACCTCGCTGCCACCTCATGGAGCGTTTCctccacacacattcatgtctcCGGCCCAGGCCTCCATCCCGGGCCTCAGGTCGTACCCGGGCCTCGACCCCATGAGCTTCCTGCCCCACATGGCCTACACCTACGCCACCGGGGCGGCCACGTTCGCTGAAatgcagcagaggagaaagtaCCAACGGAGATCAGGTTTCCAG ggCGAGCTGCTGGACGGGACGGCGGACTATCTGTCGGGCCTGGACGACCTGACAGACAGCGACTCGCTGCTGTCCAGGAAGAAGATTAAGAAGACTGAAAGTG GGAAGCGTCCTCACCAGTGTCAGATCTGTAAGAAGGcgttcaaacacaaacaccatcTCATCGAACACTCGCGCCTGCACTCCGGAGAGAAACCCTACCAGTGCGACAAGTGCGGCAAACGCTTCTCGCACTCGGGCTCGTACTCGCAGCACATGAACCACCGCTATTCCTACTGCAAGAGGGAGGCGGAGGAGCGTGAGGCGGCCGAGAGGGAGGCCAGAGACAAGGGGGGAGGAGGCGCGGTGGGAGGCCCGGAGCCCACCGAGCTGCTGATGAGGCGAGCCTACCTGCAGGGGCTTGGTCCGCTCGGGTACTCTGACCCCGAGGACCAGCAGGAGGACGCCGGACTCGGCGGAGGCACGATCCTGAGGGACGGCAGCGAAGGACGCGAGGAGAGGGACGTGGACGACAAGATGTACGAGGAGGTGATGGACAGACGGGAGGCAAGTTtcagggaaggagaggaggacgacgaggaggacgaggacgaggaagGAGACGGCAGGAGTCAGATGGACTCGACGAGGGACGGTGAGGGCAAAGACACGCGGCTGATGGACGAGAGTTCACGAGAAGGGAAGACAGACGGCAAGTCGGACCCGGAGGACTGA
- the zeb2a gene encoding zinc finger E-box-binding homeobox 2a isoform X3, with protein sequence MKQDIMAEGPRCKRRKQANPRRKNVLNYENVVETGSETDEDDRTPASEENGLANGGERGGEDEEAGSPAGVPHLEASPRVAHALLSYRDPEGSEGLQNHRHRWRIGDNSNGLNGAGDRKDEYEAIGPEASLHAVGNGAVRRLDGVSELDEYLLKRKLEEGDGHPATIAEYLQRSDTAIIYPEAPEEVTRLGTPEAIGQDESEHELLSGTPDDFAQLLTCPYCDRGYKRLTSLKEHIKYRHEKNEESFACPLCADTFGHRTQLERHMTTHKPAREQPPPPLSEGAGNRKFKCSECGKAFKYKHHLKEHLRIHSGEKPYECSNCKKRFSHSGSYSSHISSKKCIGLIAVNGRVRNGNSGKSGSSPNSATSSPGSPTLAQLRHTLESVRPLGPADQQLDIKAEPMDFNEYRLLMASQHGFGGPGVYLNGRGGSPLGIHSSSQSPLQHLGGMGLDLPLLGFSGSLGNNLSEVQKVLQIVDNTVCRQKIDRNPEEISKLRAYMKELGAQMEEQRLAQAGFQVVCHGSPTKTIIDYTLEKVNEAKSLIDESKRQVVIKKEKPNHSMDLGGEDKPHDVQFLPFCCQYCKESFPGPIPLHQHERYMCKMNEEIKAVLQPADNSPSRRRGAAPTELSINERASSPVNPFKDHVSVLKAYFAMNTEPNSEELLKISLAVGLPQEFVKEWFSQWKSQNHHGGSLRRKSPPPNRVGPDVHHRFSRSPMSLPTADLHGRFINGDASHRLTKANQFTANRQTAGDKSLDPLDHLRSNTPSPLNLSSTSSKNSQSSSYTPNSLASEDAHGDIPLDLSLPKHLAQKLLSAREKRPRHNGFNGEALGRDVSGPLHLVNIKKEVLGSDCGESSIHHLEKSTSPIFGINPFAGGPVYTSLPPHGAFPPHTFMSPAQASIPGLRSYPGLDPMSFLPHMAYTYATGAATFAEMQQRRKYQRRSGFQGELLDGTADYLSGLDDLTDSDSLLSRKKIKKTESGMYACDLCDKTFQKTSSLLRHKYEHTGKRPHQCQICKKAFKHKHHLIEHSRLHSGEKPYQCDKCGKRFSHSGSYSQHMNHRYSYCKREAEEREAAEREARDKGGGGAVGGPEPTELLMRRAYLQGLGPLGYSDPEDQQEDAGLGGGTILRDGSEGREERDVDDKMYEEVMDRREASFREGEEDDEEDEDEEGDGRSQMDSTRDGEGKDTRLMDESSREGKTDGKSDPED encoded by the exons tgttgaaTTATGAGAATGTGGTGGAGACGGGTTCGGAGACAGACGAGGACGACAGGACTCCAGCATCTGAGGAGAACGGCCTCGCTaacggaggagagagaggaggggaggatgaggaggcgGGCAGCCCGGCCGGCGTGCCGCATCTGGAGGCGTCACCGCGGGTTGCCCACGCCCTGCTGTCCTACCGGGACCCGGAGGGCTCAGAGGGACTGCAGAACCACCGTCACCGCTGGAGGATCGGAGACAACAGCAACGGATTGAATGGAGCCG GTGACAGGAAAGACGAGTATGAAGCTATCGGTCCGGAGGCGTCTCTGCACGCTGTGGGAAACGGTGCAG TGCGGCGACTGGACGGCGTCTCGGAGCTCGACGAGTACTTACTGAAACGTAAACTAGAGGAGGGAGACGGTCACCCGGCGACCATCGCCGAGTACCTACAGCGCAGCGACACCGCCATAATTTACCCAGAAGCCCCGGAGGAAGTGACACGACTAGGGACGCCCGAGGCCATCGGTCAGGACGAGAGCGAGCACG agctgctgtccGGCACGCCCGACGACTTCGCTCAGCTGCTCACGTGTCCGTACTGCGACCGCGGCTACAAGCGGCTGACGTCTCTGAAGGAACACATCAAATATCGGCACGAGAAGAACGAGGAGAGCTTCGCCTGCCCGCTGTGTGCCGACACTTTCGGCCACCGCACGCAGCTGGAGCGTCACATGACCACACATAAACCCGCCAGAGAACAG ccgCCGCCACCGCTCAGCGAAGGAGCTGGAAACCGAAAGTTCAAGTGCAGCGAGTGCGGAAAAGCCTTCAAATACAAACATCACCTGAAGGAGCATCTTCGTATCCACAGCG GCGAGAAGCCGTACGAGTGCTCCAACTGTAAGAAGCGCTTCTCCCACTCCGGCTCCTACAGCTCCCACATCAGCAGCAAGAAATGCATCGGCCTGATCGCCGTCAACGGACGAGTACGCAACGGAAACAGCGGCAAGTCCGGCTCCTCCCCCAACTCCGCCACCTCGTCGCCTGGAAGCCCCACCCTCGCTCAGCTGCGCCACACACTGGAGAGCGTGCGGCCGCTCGGCCCTGCGGACCAGCAGCTGGACATCAAAGCCGAGCCGATGGACTTCAACGAGTACCGGCTCCTGATGGCCTCCCAGCACGGGTTTGGGGGGCCGGGGGTGTACCTGAACGGGCGCGGTGGAAGCCCGCTGGGCATCCACAGCTCCTCCCAGAGCCCCCTTCAACACCTGGGAGGCATGGGGCTCGACCTGCCGCTGTTGGGCTTCTCAGGCTCCCTCGGGAACAACCTGAGCGAGGTGCAGAAGGTGCTTCAGATTGTGGATAACACCGTGTGCAGGCAGAAGATTGACAGGAACCCCGAGGAGATCTCGAAGCTCCGGGCCTACATGAAGGAGCTTGGCGCCCagatggaggagcagaggcTGGCCCAGGCCGGCTTCCAGGTGGTGTGTCACGGCAGCCCCACAAAGACCATTATCGACTACACGCTGGAGAAGGTCAACGAGGCCAAGAGTCTGATCGACGAGTCTAAGAGACAAGTGGTCATCAAGAAGGAGAAGCCAAACCACTCGATGGATCTCGGCGGGGAGGACAAACCTCACGACGTCCAGTTCCTTCCGTTCTGCTGCCAGTACTGCAAGGAGTCCTTCCCCGGTCCCATCCCGCTGCATCAGCACGAGCGCTACATGTGCAAAATGAATGAGGAGATTAAAGCGGTCCTTCAGCCGGCCGACAACAGCCCCTCCAGACGCAGGGGGGCCGCACCCACCGAGCTGTCCATTAACGAGCGGGCCAGCAGCCCCGTCAACCCCTTCAAGGACCACGTGTCTGTGCTCAAGGCATACTTTGCCATGAACACGGAGCCCAACtcagaggagctgctgaagaTTTCCCTCGCTGTCGGTCTTCCTCAGGAGTTTGTGAAGGAGTGGTTCTCCCAGTGGAAGAGCCAAAACCACCACGGAGGCAGTCTGAGGAGGAAGTCGCCGCCTCCCAACCGCGTCGGACCAGACGTCCATCACCGCTTCAGCCGGTCACCGATGTCGCTCCCTACTGCAGATTTACACGGACGCTTTATTAACGGTGACGCCTCGCACAGACTCACAAAGGCCAACCAGTTTACAGCCAACAGGCAGACAGCAGGGGACAAATCACTAGATCCCTTGGACCACTTGAGGAGCAACACGCCGTCACCCCTCAACctttcctccacttcctccaaaAACTCTCAGAGTAGCTCTTACACTCCAAACAGCCTGGCTTCTGAGGACGCCCATGGGGATATACCACTGGATCTGTCGCTGCCCAAACACTTGGCCCAGAAGCTCCTGTCAGCGAGGGAGAAGCGACCCAGGCACAACGGTTTCAACGGTGAGGCGCTAGGACGAGACGTGTCCGGGCCCTTACACCTGGTCAACATCAAGAAGGAGGTGCTGGGCTCCGACTGTGGAGAGAGCTCCATCCACCATCTGGAGAAAAGCACCAGTCCCATCTTCGGGATTAATCCCTTCGCCGGTGGTCCCGTCTACACCTCGCTGCCACCTCATGGAGCGTTTCctccacacacattcatgtctcCGGCCCAGGCCTCCATCCCGGGCCTCAGGTCGTACCCGGGCCTCGACCCCATGAGCTTCCTGCCCCACATGGCCTACACCTACGCCACCGGGGCGGCCACGTTCGCTGAAatgcagcagaggagaaagtaCCAACGGAGATCAGGTTTCCAG ggCGAGCTGCTGGACGGGACGGCGGACTATCTGTCGGGCCTGGACGACCTGACAGACAGCGACTCGCTGCTGTCCAGGAAGAAGATTAAGAAGACTGAAAGTGGTATGTACGCGTGTGACTTGTGCGACAAAACATTCCAGAAGACCAGTTCCCTCCTAAGACACAAATATGAGCACACAG GGAAGCGTCCTCACCAGTGTCAGATCTGTAAGAAGGcgttcaaacacaaacaccatcTCATCGAACACTCGCGCCTGCACTCCGGAGAGAAACCCTACCAGTGCGACAAGTGCGGCAAACGCTTCTCGCACTCGGGCTCGTACTCGCAGCACATGAACCACCGCTATTCCTACTGCAAGAGGGAGGCGGAGGAGCGTGAGGCGGCCGAGAGGGAGGCCAGAGACAAGGGGGGAGGAGGCGCGGTGGGAGGCCCGGAGCCCACCGAGCTGCTGATGAGGCGAGCCTACCTGCAGGGGCTTGGTCCGCTCGGGTACTCTGACCCCGAGGACCAGCAGGAGGACGCCGGACTCGGCGGAGGCACGATCCTGAGGGACGGCAGCGAAGGACGCGAGGAGAGGGACGTGGACGACAAGATGTACGAGGAGGTGATGGACAGACGGGAGGCAAGTTtcagggaaggagaggaggacgacgaggaggacgaggacgaggaagGAGACGGCAGGAGTCAGATGGACTCGACGAGGGACGGTGAGGGCAAAGACACGCGGCTGATGGACGAGAGTTCACGAGAAGGGAAGACAGACGGCAAGTCGGACCCGGAGGACTGA